The Caldisericum sp. genome has a segment encoding these proteins:
- the fusA gene encoding elongation factor G, translating to MSNIDTPLEKIRNIGIIAHIDAGKTTTTERILYYTGTTYKMGNVDDGNTVMDWMVQEKERGITITSAVTTCFWKGHQINIIDTPGHVDFTAEVERSLRVLDGAVVIFSAVEGVEAQSEAVWRQATMHKVPRIIYINKMDRLGASYEDTLKSIDERLNVKIIPVQIPLGEEDEFVGVIDLIEGKAYIYTSETGEEFKETEIPENYKDKFEKYREKMLESVADVDEDALELYLETGSIPKDILKQAIRRATVSGVAFPVFVGSSFRNKGIQMLLDGICEYLPSPIDRGDVIATTKDGQTIQLKPDPSGPLAALVFKVMADPYSGILSFVRVYSGTLEKGSYVLNATTNEKQRVARLLRLHANKREDVDYLRAGDLGAIVGVKNAITGHTISDVNMPLVLEDIKFPEPVVSVAIEPKTRADQEKLSQALAKFAIEDPTFKIKYDEDTSETIISGMGELHLEIIVDRLFREYNVEARVGKPQVAYKEAIAGSAKAEGKYIRQTGGHGQYGHVVLHVSPIDPDKGVVFEDKTKGGVIPKDFIPAIEEGVKIASENGPLLGFPVYGVYVELVDGSYHPVDSSELAFKIAASKAFKDAVSSASPYLLEPIMSVEIIVPMTFLGEVINSVNARRGSVKGMIERGNTVIVQALIPLESMFGYTTVLRTLTQGRGSFSMVFHKYEKVPAAVQEEILKKAKGEI from the coding sequence ATGAGTAACATCGATACCCCTCTTGAAAAAATTAGAAACATCGGAATTATTGCCCACATTGACGCCGGTAAAACAACAACAACCGAAAGGATTTTGTATTATACCGGGACTACATACAAGATGGGCAATGTTGACGATGGGAATACTGTTATGGACTGGATGGTACAGGAAAAGGAGAGGGGTATTACTATTACTTCTGCTGTTACCACTTGCTTCTGGAAGGGACACCAGATTAACATTATTGATACGCCCGGCCATGTTGACTTTACGGCAGAAGTTGAAAGGTCACTTAGAGTGCTCGACGGAGCCGTAGTTATTTTCTCTGCAGTAGAGGGCGTTGAAGCCCAATCTGAAGCGGTCTGGAGACAGGCAACGATGCACAAAGTCCCCAGAATAATTTACATTAACAAAATGGATAGACTTGGTGCATCGTATGAAGATACCCTTAAGAGTATTGATGAAAGGCTTAATGTAAAAATTATCCCAGTTCAAATACCACTTGGTGAAGAAGATGAGTTTGTTGGGGTTATTGATCTTATAGAGGGAAAGGCATACATTTATACTTCAGAAACAGGCGAAGAATTCAAAGAAACGGAAATTCCAGAAAACTATAAAGACAAGTTTGAAAAATACAGAGAAAAGATGCTTGAAAGTGTTGCTGATGTTGATGAAGATGCACTTGAACTTTACCTTGAAACAGGAAGTATTCCAAAGGATATCCTTAAACAGGCAATTAGACGTGCAACCGTTAGCGGTGTTGCTTTTCCTGTTTTTGTAGGTTCATCCTTCAGAAACAAAGGAATTCAAATGCTTCTTGATGGAATTTGCGAATACCTTCCATCTCCTATTGATAGAGGAGATGTTATTGCAACTACAAAAGACGGGCAAACTATCCAACTTAAACCAGACCCTTCAGGACCACTTGCTGCTCTCGTTTTTAAAGTTATGGCTGATCCTTATTCTGGTATTCTCAGTTTTGTGCGAGTTTATTCTGGGACACTCGAAAAAGGTAGTTATGTTTTAAACGCAACAACCAATGAAAAACAGAGAGTTGCAAGGTTGCTGAGATTACACGCAAACAAAAGAGAAGATGTTGATTACCTCAGAGCAGGAGACTTAGGTGCAATTGTAGGAGTTAAGAACGCAATAACGGGGCATACTATTTCCGATGTTAACATGCCGCTTGTTCTTGAAGATATAAAATTCCCAGAGCCTGTTGTTTCAGTTGCAATTGAACCAAAGACAAGGGCTGATCAGGAAAAGCTATCTCAGGCTCTTGCTAAGTTTGCAATTGAAGACCCTACCTTCAAGATAAAATACGATGAGGATACATCTGAAACTATAATTTCAGGTATGGGAGAACTGCATCTCGAAATTATAGTTGACAGATTATTCAGGGAATACAATGTTGAGGCTCGTGTTGGAAAGCCGCAGGTTGCTTATAAAGAAGCAATAGCAGGTTCTGCAAAAGCGGAAGGTAAGTATATAAGACAGACGGGTGGTCATGGTCAGTATGGACATGTTGTCCTTCATGTATCACCTATCGACCCTGACAAAGGTGTAGTTTTTGAAGATAAGACAAAGGGTGGTGTTATACCTAAAGACTTCATTCCTGCAATTGAAGAAGGCGTTAAGATTGCATCAGAGAACGGTCCATTGCTTGGATTCCCCGTGTATGGAGTTTATGTTGAACTTGTTGATGGTTCATATCACCCTGTTGACTCTTCTGAACTTGCATTTAAAATTGCAGCATCAAAGGCTTTCAAGGATGCTGTCTCTTCAGCCTCTCCATATCTTCTTGAGCCAATTATGAGCGTTGAGATAATAGTGCCGATGACTTTTTTGGGTGAAGTTATAAATAGCGTTAATGCAAGACGTGGAAGTGTTAAGGGAATGATCGAAAGAGGAAACACTGTTATTGTGCAAGCACTTATTCCTCTTGAGAGCATGTTTGGTTATACGACTGTTTTAAGAACACTTACTCAGGGTAGGGGTTCTTTCTCGATGGTATTCCATAAGTATGAGAAAGTCCCTGCTGCTGTTCAGGAAGAAATTTTAAAGAAAGCCAAAGGAGAAATTTAG
- the rpsG gene encoding 30S ribosomal protein S7 — protein MPRRGPAPKREIEGDPVYDNVMVAKLINNVMKGGRKSLAEKIVYASFDIVKEKTGKDPLEVFELALEKVRPLVEVKPRRVGGATYQIPIEIEKERGQKLAIKWIIEAARSVKGKRMEEKLADEIINASNETGAAYKKKIDLHKMAEANRSYAHLRW, from the coding sequence ATGCCTCGTAGAGGACCAGCTCCAAAAAGAGAAATTGAAGGCGACCCAGTTTACGATAATGTAATGGTCGCAAAACTCATTAACAATGTTATGAAGGGCGGCAGGAAGAGTCTTGCTGAGAAAATTGTTTATGCTTCATTTGACATTGTAAAAGAAAAGACAGGCAAAGACCCTCTTGAAGTTTTTGAACTTGCTTTAGAGAAAGTAAGACCCCTTGTTGAGGTTAAGCCAAGAAGAGTTGGTGGTGCAACTTACCAGATTCCAATCGAAATTGAAAAAGAAAGAGGACAAAAACTTGCAATAAAGTGGATTATTGAGGCAGCAAGAAGTGTTAAGGGAAAGAGAATGGAAGAAAAATTAGCAGACGAGATCATTAACGCTTCTAATGAAACAGGTGCAGCATATAAGAAAAAGATAGATCTGCACAAAATGGCAGAGGCTAACAGGTCTTATGCTCATTTACGTTGGTAG
- a CDS encoding 30S ribosomal protein S12 gives MPTFNQLVRSPRERTKEKSKTPALQGCPQKRGVCIQVRTMTPKKPNSALRKIAKVRLTNGEEVIAYIPGIGHNLQEHSMVLVRGGRVKDLPGVRYHIIRGALDAAGVEGRMRGRSKYGAKKPKKGGA, from the coding sequence ATGCCGACTTTTAACCAATTAGTAAGAAGTCCGAGAGAAAGGACTAAGGAAAAAAGCAAGACACCGGCTTTACAAGGGTGTCCACAGAAAAGGGGTGTATGTATTCAAGTAAGAACAATGACCCCTAAAAAGCCTAATTCGGCCTTGCGTAAGATTGCAAAGGTCAGGCTTACAAATGGTGAAGAAGTTATTGCCTATATTCCAGGAATTGGACACAATCTTCAAGAGCACTCTATGGTGTTGGTGCGTGGTGGAAGGGTTAAAGACCTTCCAGGTGTAAGATACCACATTATTCGTGGCGCACTTGATGCAGCGGGTGTTGAAGGAAGAATGCGTGGAAGATCCAAGTACGGTGCTAAGAAGCCCAAAAAGGGAGGTGCGTAA
- the rpoC gene encoding DNA-directed RNA polymerase subunit beta' → MNKADIKALKILLASEEEILSWSHGEVKRGDTYSYRNYLPEPDGLFCEKIFGPVHSYQCHCGKLKGKQYEGLKCPSCGVEILPSSVRRERFGHIQLATPVAHIWYFKNNINYIALLLDMKSQDVEKIIYFVAYVVIDPKKTKLRFKQVLSEEEYYMYRFEENLDFVAKKGGEAIKELLEKVDLNKLREDALNKLKNGSTQEKSSAVRLLSVVEGLLNNNRKPQDMVLTVVPVIPPDLRPLVPLEGGKYASDDLNELYRRVINRNNRLKKLYEVNAPDIMLENEKRMLQEAVDALFDNGRKSYPVVNANKRPLRSLTDILKGKEGRFRENLLGKRVDYSGRAVIVVGPELRIDECGVPKEMALELFKPFVTYELSKLGYNKKKAKELIENPTPEVWKAVEDLSKNYVVLLNRAPTLHRLSIQAFKPVLIEGKALQISPLVCTPFNADFDGDQMAIHLPLSLQSQMEAKMLMLSSHNILSPAHGGPLDTPVQDMVIGVYYLTLSKGEELKSKRIYDDPHLVELLYEKGLLKLHETIRFSFRGEVFETTVGRVIFNMKLREGIFDGDDDYPFINEVVGKKQLEKIISEFYDRYGLVKTDILLDNLKDIGFKFATYSGISIGLDDVKIPKERDEVIKEAQKQVEHINQQYEEGLLSEDQRYQAVVEIWRKASERIQQLVFNNFDNFDPVYMMAISGARGSPTQITQMAGIRGLMAGPTGKIIEFPILSNLREGLTVLEYFLSTHGARKGQADTALRTADSGYLTRRLVDVAHGIIVKEDDCAVRRVKATMVGDELIEPLSSKVILKVAAEDVVDPNTNMAFIRKGDTISSEQASLLDKLGIKSILIEDFVNGIDVQPIVEGDNYDKPVITLAEQIWGRYAAENIYPPTTPKKVKANKKAIGYVLAESVYDNGELVVEKGRKITEGVLEILEKSKIKEIEVFDESVEPIVRKNELITKEKAKLIESLGVRKVKVRSPITCNVEHGVCAKCYGVDLSNRDIVKVGEAVGVVAAESIGEPGTQLTLRTFHTGGVASQDITQGLPRVEELFSARAPKGKAIVSPMKGKVEVTSDKLRQLITITGEKGEKIKIPAPRDKKLNVKTGDYVRVGDILSDGPLDPREILDIKGMNFTARYLLQEIEKVYKSQGVDINIKHIEVILKRMFDKVEIVDSGDTNFYEGEVVNKEDVLRENRKMKAEGKRIAKFKLLVQGITKAALSSDSFLSAASFQETPRVLAEAAIKGKIDLLRGMKESIIVGKKIPAGTNMDFEE, encoded by the coding sequence TTGAATAAAGCGGATATAAAAGCATTAAAGATTTTGTTAGCCTCAGAAGAAGAAATACTTTCCTGGTCACATGGGGAAGTAAAAAGAGGTGATACTTACAGTTATAGAAATTATTTACCAGAGCCAGATGGTTTGTTCTGTGAGAAAATTTTTGGACCAGTTCACTCGTACCAATGCCATTGTGGAAAGTTGAAAGGCAAGCAATACGAAGGATTGAAGTGTCCAAGCTGCGGAGTTGAAATTCTTCCATCCTCAGTAAGAAGGGAGCGTTTCGGGCACATACAACTTGCAACTCCTGTTGCACATATCTGGTATTTTAAGAACAATATCAATTATATTGCTCTCCTGCTGGATATGAAGTCGCAGGATGTAGAGAAAATTATTTACTTTGTGGCATATGTTGTAATCGACCCAAAGAAGACAAAGTTGAGATTTAAACAAGTCCTCTCCGAGGAAGAATACTATATGTATAGATTCGAAGAAAATCTTGATTTTGTTGCAAAGAAGGGTGGAGAGGCAATCAAGGAACTTCTTGAAAAAGTAGATTTAAATAAATTAAGAGAAGATGCACTGAACAAGTTGAAGAATGGATCTACACAGGAAAAGAGTAGTGCAGTTAGACTCCTGAGCGTTGTTGAAGGCTTGCTAAATAATAACAGAAAGCCTCAGGATATGGTTCTAACTGTGGTTCCAGTTATACCACCAGATCTTAGACCTTTAGTGCCTCTTGAGGGTGGTAAATATGCTTCTGACGACCTCAATGAACTGTACAGAAGGGTAATAAATAGAAATAACCGTCTAAAGAAACTTTACGAAGTTAACGCACCTGACATTATGCTTGAGAACGAAAAGAGGATGTTACAGGAAGCAGTTGACGCCCTCTTTGATAATGGAAGAAAGTCATATCCAGTTGTTAATGCAAATAAAAGGCCTCTTAGATCACTAACTGATATTCTCAAAGGAAAAGAAGGTAGATTCAGGGAAAATCTTCTTGGAAAGAGAGTTGATTACTCAGGAAGAGCCGTTATAGTTGTTGGTCCTGAGTTAAGGATTGATGAGTGCGGTGTTCCTAAAGAGATGGCACTTGAACTTTTTAAGCCATTTGTTACTTATGAATTGTCGAAACTTGGATACAACAAGAAGAAGGCAAAAGAACTCATTGAAAACCCAACACCAGAGGTTTGGAAAGCAGTTGAAGACTTATCAAAGAATTATGTTGTGCTTCTTAACCGTGCACCTACTCTCCACAGATTGAGTATTCAGGCATTTAAGCCCGTTTTGATTGAGGGAAAGGCTCTCCAGATATCTCCACTTGTATGTACTCCTTTCAATGCTGACTTCGATGGTGACCAGATGGCAATACACTTGCCATTATCTTTGCAATCGCAGATGGAAGCAAAAATGCTTATGCTTTCATCACATAATATCCTATCTCCTGCGCATGGTGGTCCTCTCGATACGCCTGTCCAGGATATGGTCATAGGTGTTTACTACCTAACCCTTTCCAAGGGTGAGGAGTTAAAGAGCAAGCGTATTTATGATGATCCTCATCTTGTTGAACTACTATACGAAAAGGGTCTATTGAAACTTCATGAAACTATAAGATTTAGTTTTAGAGGAGAAGTCTTTGAAACAACTGTTGGAAGAGTAATCTTCAATATGAAATTGAGGGAAGGTATTTTTGATGGTGATGATGATTATCCTTTCATTAACGAAGTTGTTGGTAAAAAGCAGTTAGAAAAAATCATATCCGAATTTTACGATAGATATGGTCTCGTTAAAACTGATATACTCTTGGATAACCTAAAGGATATTGGTTTCAAATTTGCAACTTATAGTGGAATTAGTATTGGTTTGGATGATGTAAAAATTCCTAAAGAAAGAGACGAAGTTATAAAAGAAGCACAAAAGCAGGTTGAGCATATTAACCAGCAATACGAAGAAGGTTTACTGTCTGAAGACCAGAGGTATCAGGCTGTAGTTGAAATCTGGAGAAAGGCTTCGGAGAGAATTCAGCAACTTGTTTTTAATAATTTCGATAACTTTGACCCAGTTTACATGATGGCTATATCAGGTGCAAGAGGAAGCCCTACTCAGATTACGCAGATGGCTGGTATTCGTGGACTTATGGCAGGTCCAACAGGTAAGATTATCGAATTCCCAATTCTTTCAAATTTAAGAGAAGGTCTTACTGTTCTTGAATACTTCCTTTCAACCCACGGTGCAAGAAAAGGACAGGCTGACACTGCTTTGAGGACGGCTGACTCTGGATATCTTACGAGAAGGCTCGTAGATGTTGCGCATGGTATTATTGTAAAAGAAGATGATTGTGCCGTTAGACGTGTCAAGGCAACAATGGTTGGCGACGAATTGATTGAGCCTCTTTCTTCAAAAGTGATACTTAAAGTTGCAGCCGAAGATGTGGTTGATCCGAACACCAATATGGCTTTTATACGAAAAGGTGACACAATTTCATCAGAACAAGCAAGCCTTTTGGACAAACTTGGAATAAAGTCTATCCTTATTGAAGACTTTGTTAATGGTATTGATGTTCAGCCAATTGTCGAAGGTGATAACTACGATAAGCCAGTTATAACCTTAGCCGAACAAATTTGGGGACGATATGCTGCCGAAAACATTTATCCTCCTACTACCCCAAAGAAAGTTAAGGCTAATAAGAAAGCAATTGGATACGTTCTTGCAGAATCCGTATATGATAATGGCGAATTAGTTGTCGAGAAAGGCAGAAAAATAACAGAAGGTGTGCTTGAAATTCTTGAAAAATCAAAGATAAAAGAAATTGAAGTTTTTGATGAAAGCGTTGAACCTATTGTTAGAAAGAACGAACTCATTACAAAAGAGAAAGCAAAATTAATTGAGAGCCTCGGTGTAAGAAAAGTAAAGGTTAGATCTCCAATTACTTGCAATGTTGAACATGGTGTTTGTGCAAAATGCTACGGCGTAGATCTATCCAATAGAGACATTGTTAAAGTTGGAGAGGCAGTGGGTGTTGTTGCAGCGGAGTCGATTGGTGAACCAGGAACTCAGTTAACCCTTAGAACCTTCCATACTGGTGGTGTTGCAAGTCAGGATATTACACAGGGTCTTCCAAGGGTAGAAGAACTTTTCTCTGCTCGTGCTCCTAAAGGGAAGGCAATTGTTTCTCCTATGAAAGGAAAAGTTGAAGTAACTTCTGATAAGTTGAGGCAGTTGATTACAATAACAGGAGAAAAGGGAGAAAAGATTAAGATTCCTGCGCCTCGTGATAAGAAACTCAATGTAAAAACCGGAGATTATGTGAGGGTTGGTGACATCTTAAGTGATGGACCACTTGATCCAAGAGAAATTCTCGATATTAAAGGTATGAACTTTACTGCAAGGTATCTCCTCCAGGAAATTGAAAAGGTCTATAAGTCTCAAGGCGTCGATATTAACATAAAACATATTGAAGTTATCCTGAAGAGAATGTTTGACAAGGTTGAGATAGTTGACTCTGGAGATACCAACTTCTACGAAGGTGAAGTTGTTAACAAAGAAGATGTTTTGAGAGAAAATAGGAAAATGAAAGCTGAAGGAAAGAGAATTGCAAAATTTAAACTGTTAGTACAGGGCATTACCAAAGCAGCACTTTCTTCAGATAGCTTCTTGTCTGCTGCATCCTTCCAGGAAACACCAAGAGTTTTAGCAGAGGCTGCGATTAAGGGAAAGATAGATCTCCTTCGTGGAATGAAGGAATCTATTATTGTTGGTAAGAAAATCCCAGCAGGCACAAATATGGATTTTGAAGAATAA
- a CDS encoding elongation factor G — protein MKAQATNKIRNVVLVSHGNAGKTTLLEAILFKKKVISRMGRVEDGNTVSDYQPEEKNRKFSISLSIVPVEHNGVKVNFLDTPGYADFVGEVLSGIRAAENAVMLVNATSGIEIQTKKYWKFLEKENKPRAIFINKIDVEGVDVEHILSVVRDFFGPKAIPLNYPVFEGGKFTKVSSVFENQNLDNFKHELMEIAAESDDALLEKYLGGEELTQEEVNKGLKNAYIKGNLFPILFGSATSLVGLDELLNFAVDVMMSPEELGEVIGINPNTKEEEKRRVAVDEFLSAFVFKTLSDPYVGKLSFTKVYSGVLKSNSTVYNSSKGALEKTGQIVFMIGSNQEPVDEVIAGDIAVITKLTVTQTNDTLCDKDNPIEFPKIEFPEPMLTRAMRPKTKTDEDRMSIGLSKITEEDPTVKISKNLETKEQLISGIGETHLSVIMEKLSGRYGVNIELTVPKVPYRETITTKVKVEGKYKKQTGGHGQYGHCFLEVEPLERGKEYSFESRIFGGAIPKQYIPAVEKGVKEAMEEGILAGYPVTDIGVAVVDGSYHPVDSSELAFKIAGSMALKKALEQGNSILLEPIEKVVVIVDEQYMGDVIGDLNAKRGRVIGMRSENGKQIIEAYVPLAEMLNYANDLNSITQGTGEFKMEHSHYEPVPPKIAEKIIQESEHNKKESEE, from the coding sequence ATGAAGGCTCAAGCAACTAACAAGATTAGAAATGTAGTTCTTGTTTCGCATGGGAATGCAGGAAAAACTACTTTGTTAGAAGCAATTCTTTTTAAGAAAAAGGTAATCTCAAGAATGGGAAGGGTTGAGGATGGAAACACCGTCTCTGATTATCAACCCGAAGAAAAGAATAGAAAATTCAGTATAAGCCTTTCAATTGTTCCTGTTGAACATAACGGCGTTAAAGTTAATTTCCTTGACACACCAGGATATGCTGATTTTGTAGGCGAGGTGTTAAGTGGTATAAGAGCTGCTGAAAATGCCGTGATGCTTGTAAACGCAACAAGCGGTATTGAAATTCAGACTAAAAAGTATTGGAAGTTTCTTGAAAAAGAAAACAAACCTCGTGCAATTTTCATAAATAAGATTGATGTCGAAGGTGTTGATGTCGAACATATCCTTAGTGTTGTAAGAGACTTTTTTGGCCCTAAGGCGATTCCTTTAAACTACCCTGTTTTCGAAGGAGGAAAATTTACTAAAGTCTCATCAGTATTTGAAAATCAAAATCTTGATAATTTTAAGCATGAACTAATGGAAATTGCAGCAGAGTCCGATGATGCACTCCTCGAGAAGTATCTTGGTGGAGAGGAACTTACTCAGGAAGAAGTTAACAAAGGTTTAAAAAATGCATACATAAAAGGAAATTTGTTCCCTATTCTTTTTGGCTCTGCAACAAGTCTTGTTGGTTTAGACGAACTTCTCAATTTTGCAGTTGATGTGATGATGAGCCCTGAAGAATTAGGAGAAGTTATTGGTATCAACCCCAATACCAAAGAAGAAGAGAAAAGAAGAGTTGCAGTTGATGAATTTTTGTCAGCATTTGTATTTAAAACTCTTTCTGACCCATATGTTGGAAAGCTATCTTTTACTAAAGTGTACTCAGGTGTATTAAAGTCGAACTCGACTGTTTACAACTCATCTAAAGGTGCTCTTGAAAAGACCGGACAGATTGTTTTTATGATTGGTTCAAACCAGGAACCTGTTGATGAGGTGATAGCAGGAGACATTGCCGTTATTACAAAGCTTACAGTGACTCAAACAAATGATACCCTTTGCGATAAAGACAACCCAATAGAGTTTCCGAAAATAGAATTTCCTGAGCCAATGCTCACAAGGGCAATGAGGCCCAAAACAAAAACTGACGAGGATAGAATGAGTATCGGACTTTCCAAGATAACCGAAGAAGACCCGACAGTAAAAATATCCAAAAATTTGGAAACAAAAGAACAACTCATTTCTGGTATTGGAGAGACTCATCTATCGGTAATTATGGAAAAGTTAAGTGGACGTTATGGTGTTAACATTGAACTTACCGTTCCTAAGGTTCCATATCGTGAAACTATTACAACAAAGGTAAAAGTAGAAGGAAAGTACAAGAAACAAACAGGAGGACACGGTCAGTACGGGCATTGCTTCTTAGAGGTTGAACCTCTCGAAAGAGGCAAGGAATACAGTTTTGAAAGTAGAATTTTCGGTGGTGCTATACCAAAGCAGTACATCCCTGCTGTAGAAAAGGGTGTTAAAGAGGCAATGGAAGAAGGAATTCTTGCAGGGTATCCAGTTACAGATATTGGAGTTGCAGTTGTAGATGGTTCTTATCACCCTGTTGATTCTTCGGAACTTGCATTTAAGATTGCAGGGTCGATGGCTCTCAAAAAGGCTTTAGAACAGGGAAATTCAATTCTCCTTGAACCAATTGAGAAAGTTGTTGTAATAGTTGATGAACAGTACATGGGTGATGTGATAGGTGACCTCAATGCAAAGAGAGGAAGAGTTATTGGAATGAGAAGCGAAAATGGAAAGCAAATTATTGAAGCATATGTTCCTCTCGCTGAAATGTTGAACTATGCAAACGATCTCAACTCGATAACTCAAGGAACGGGTGAGTTTAAGATGGAGCATTCTCACTATGAACCTGTTCCTCCAAAGATTGCTGAAAAAATAATACAAGAATCGGAACACAATAAGAAAGAATCCGAAGAGTAA
- the moaC gene encoding cyclic pyranopterin monophosphate synthase MoaC: MSQFDEHGKAYMVDVTNKDETVRTARGFARVILSGETLEKIKQGEIHKGEVLTVAKIAGIMASKKVSDLIPLCHPLNLTFSDLTFRLIDEPPSIEIESFVELKGKTGAEMEALTSVSVAALTIYDMCKSIDKNIEIKDIYLLEKTGGKSGTYRREK; encoded by the coding sequence ATGAGTCAATTTGATGAACACGGCAAGGCATACATGGTTGATGTAACGAATAAGGATGAAACCGTAAGAACTGCAAGGGGTTTTGCGAGGGTTATCTTATCAGGAGAAACGCTTGAGAAAATTAAACAAGGGGAAATTCACAAAGGGGAAGTTTTGACTGTTGCTAAAATTGCAGGCATTATGGCTTCGAAAAAAGTTTCTGATTTAATACCACTATGCCACCCTCTTAATCTTACCTTTTCTGACTTAACATTCAGATTAATTGACGAACCTCCATCAATTGAGATTGAGAGTTTTGTGGAGTTAAAAGGGAAAACAGGGGCAGAGATGGAAGCTCTTACAAGTGTTTCTGTTGCGGCACTTACGATTTACGATATGTGTAAATCAATTGATAAAAATATAGAAATAAAGGATATATATCTTTTGGAGAAGACTGGAGGAAAATCTGGCACATATAGGAGAGAAAAATAA
- the moaA gene encoding GTP 3',8-cyclase MoaA, translating to MLKDRFGRGIYYLRFSVTERCNFRCLYCTTYKDDAIATEPTLEDIAFVLKGIHSLGFRKVRITGGEPLVRNDIVEIVKTASSTGFEEIVLTTNAYRLKDVAYDLKKANLTRVNISLDSLRNDTFAYITSSGKLEDVVEGIKAALDAGLTPIKINTVLLKGINEDDLISITNLTKDNDVIVRFIELMPVKGNSFFDMHFMSFKEAYSIINKEYHLEKDSDVAHEVARYYKIDGFKGKIGFITAISQHFCSTCNRLRLTSNFKIYPCLFSGMNIDIKDAVKNRDIELLKSKFEDAVSVKPEAHGEIKIGSKEFIENMRELGG from the coding sequence TTGCTTAAGGACAGATTTGGAAGGGGTATATACTATCTCAGATTTTCCGTAACTGAAAGGTGCAACTTTAGATGTCTATATTGCACTACCTATAAAGATGATGCAATTGCAACAGAGCCAACTCTTGAAGATATAGCATTTGTATTGAAAGGCATCCACAGTCTTGGTTTCAGGAAGGTTCGGATAACAGGAGGAGAACCTCTTGTCCGAAATGACATCGTAGAAATAGTCAAGACAGCTTCTTCTACAGGCTTCGAAGAGATTGTTTTAACAACAAACGCCTATAGACTGAAGGATGTAGCATACGACTTAAAAAAAGCAAACCTTACAAGAGTCAACATAAGTCTTGATTCGCTTAGAAATGATACATTTGCTTATATAACTTCCTCAGGCAAACTTGAGGATGTTGTAGAAGGAATTAAGGCAGCACTTGATGCAGGGCTAACCCCTATAAAAATTAATACCGTTCTTCTCAAAGGGATAAACGAAGATGACCTTATTTCTATTACAAATTTGACGAAGGATAATGATGTTATCGTGAGGTTTATTGAACTTATGCCTGTTAAGGGCAATTCATTTTTTGATATGCATTTTATGAGTTTTAAAGAGGCATATAGTATAATAAATAAGGAATATCATTTAGAAAAAGATTCTGATGTTGCTCACGAAGTGGCAAGGTATTATAAAATTGATGGTTTCAAAGGAAAAATTGGTTTCATTACTGCTATAAGTCAACATTTTTGCTCAACCTGCAACAGATTGCGTCTTACCTCAAACTTTAAAATTTACCCTTGTTTGTTTTCAGGAATGAATATCGATATAAAAGATGCGGTAAAGAATAGGGATATTGAATTACTTAAGAGCAAATTCGAGGATGCAGTTTCCGTAAAACCAGAAGCGCACGGAGAAATTAAAATTGGCTCTAAGGAATTTATAGAAAATATGAGGGAACTTGGAGGGTAA
- a CDS encoding glycosyltransferase family 2 protein: protein MLIAIIPAKDEAHNIKDVIVKTKKYVDLVLVIDDGSSDNTKEVAESLGAVVIRNEVNLGKADALKIGFKYAIEHNFDTIALLDADGQHDPDELPKLLKKLNEGYDIVVGARKFSPELMPPLRIFANSVSSFLVSLICGTKILDSQSGYRVLRTEVVKKITFETKRYQLDTEMLIKAARCGFKIGFVEINTIYTERAKSKINQIIDPLKFLWVTLKLAFFRCKR, encoded by the coding sequence ATGCTCATAGCAATTATTCCTGCTAAGGATGAAGCGCACAACATAAAAGATGTAATTGTTAAAACCAAAAAGTATGTAGACCTTGTCCTTGTTATTGATGATGGCTCAAGTGATAACACGAAAGAAGTTGCCGAATCTTTAGGTGCAGTAGTTATACGAAATGAGGTAAATCTTGGAAAGGCTGATGCACTTAAAATAGGGTTTAAGTATGCAATAGAGCACAATTTTGATACAATTGCGCTTCTTGATGCCGATGGACAGCACGACCCTGATGAACTTCCGAAACTTCTCAAGAAACTTAACGAGGGGTACGATATAGTTGTTGGTGCAAGAAAATTTTCTCCTGAACTTATGCCTCCGTTAAGAATTTTTGCAAATAGCGTATCCTCATTTCTTGTAAGCCTTATATGTGGAACAAAAATTCTGGATAGCCAGTCGGGATACAGAGTTTTAAGAACAGAGGTTGTTAAGAAAATTACATTCGAAACAAAAAGATATCAACTTGATACAGAGATGCTAATAAAGGCAGCAAGATGCGGCTTTAAGATTGGTTTTGTGGAAATAAATACTATATATACAGAGAGAGCAAAAAGTAAGATTAACCAGATTATTGACCCGCTTAAATTTCTGTGGGTCACATTGAAACTTGCCTTTTTTAGATGCAAGAGATAG